One genomic segment of Candidatus Thermoplasmatota archaeon includes these proteins:
- a CDS encoding PhoU domain-containing protein, with protein sequence MDVRRVQVTGGSSYVMTLPKEWIKSLKIKKNDPLGIFMQSDGTLLITPKMTQESIQKIKEINIPEESQQNFLLRRLIGAYIAGFTLIKITTQHRMSPSIRRVIRTFTQMAIGQEVVEETDTMVVLKDLLNPTEMPFDRTIKRMHIIVKGMHEDAIRALQIRNSEIAQEIISRENEVDRLNWLVARQHNILLQNVNLAEKMNITTKFSSTCYLISRIIERIGDHTVKISENIPTVLESNLDKKNMEQIIQAAMLSLEIFNKSITSFFRKDIKASNDNIETVEKLENLCAEINTLALKQRSSVALSVGYLTESIRRIGEYSENISETVINYLSGEDK encoded by the coding sequence ATGGATGTTCGACGTGTGCAAGTTACCGGTGGATCTTCGTATGTTATGACCCTACCCAAAGAATGGATTAAGTCATTAAAAATCAAAAAAAATGATCCACTAGGTATTTTTATGCAATCTGATGGAACGCTTTTGATCACCCCAAAGATGACGCAAGAATCTATACAAAAAATTAAAGAAATCAATATACCTGAAGAAAGTCAACAAAATTTCTTACTTCGCCGTCTTATTGGAGCGTATATCGCTGGTTTTACACTCATAAAAATAACAACACAACATCGTATGTCCCCTTCGATTCGGCGCGTTATTCGTACGTTTACGCAAATGGCAATCGGTCAGGAAGTTGTTGAAGAAACAGATACTATGGTTGTCCTAAAAGATCTTCTTAATCCAACAGAAATGCCTTTTGATAGAACTATTAAAAGAATGCATATTATTGTAAAAGGAATGCATGAAGATGCTATTCGTGCATTACAAATTAGAAATAGCGAGATTGCACAAGAAATTATTTCTCGTGAAAATGAAGTTGACCGGTTAAACTGGCTTGTTGCTCGCCAGCATAATATCCTCTTACAAAATGTAAATCTTGCTGAAAAAATGAATATTACTACAAAATTTTCGTCAACCTGCTATTTGATTAGCAGGATTATTGAACGGATCGGTGACCATACTGTTAAAATATCAGAAAACATTCCAACAGTTCTTGAAAGTAATCTTGATAAAAAAAATATGGAACAGATCATTCAGGCTGCAATGCTCTCGCTTGAAATATTTAACAAAAGTATCACCTCTTTTTTTAGAAAAGATATTAAGGCATCAAATGACAATATAGAAACTGTCGAAAAATTAGAAAATCTCTGTGCTGAAATTAATACGCTTGCATTGAAACAAAGAAGTTCTGTTGCACTCTCAGTCGGTTATCTTACAGAAAGTATCCGAAGAATTGGAGAATATTCTGAAAATATTTCTGAAACAGTTATTAACTATCTCAGTGGTGAAGATAAATAG
- a CDS encoding substrate-binding domain-containing protein, producing the protein MLVISLIATLLIAVVALSGCTGPETTPEKPETLAIVVVGRDSASGTREFFWEHVMKKENFTTTMLEKNSNGAVYQTVSSTKGAIGYVGLGYLDENVKALKINGVEPTIANVIAGTYPISRALNMFTNGEPTGIAAEFLKYLDSDEGQAIVEKEGFVPKTSTGAYSKTEGLTGSITIVGSTTVLPIAQLAAEEFNDLYGATLVAVSGGGSSVGIQSVGEGSATIGMASRELKSSEATKYPNLVKHVVCNDGIAIIVHPTNNYVNDLTLEQLKSIYKGINTTWNEFI; encoded by the coding sequence ATGTTAGTGATAAGCCTTATAGCAACCCTGCTGATAGCTGTCGTCGCACTCAGCGGTTGCACCGGACCAGAAACAACTCCCGAAAAACCAGAGACATTAGCAATCGTTGTCGTCGGCCGTGACAGCGCATCGGGAACCAGAGAATTCTTCTGGGAACACGTCATGAAAAAAGAAAATTTCACAACCACAATGCTTGAAAAAAATTCAAACGGAGCAGTCTATCAAACCGTTTCATCAACAAAAGGAGCAATAGGGTATGTAGGTCTTGGATATCTCGATGAAAACGTAAAAGCACTAAAAATCAACGGCGTTGAACCAACCATAGCAAATGTCATCGCAGGTACCTATCCAATATCACGAGCTCTCAATATGTTTACCAATGGAGAACCAACTGGAATAGCAGCAGAATTTCTCAAATATCTCGACAGCGATGAAGGCCAAGCAATTGTAGAAAAAGAGGGTTTCGTCCCAAAAACTTCAACAGGAGCATACAGCAAAACAGAAGGTCTTACAGGTAGTATTACTATTGTCGGCTCAACAACCGTATTACCGATTGCTCAACTAGCTGCAGAAGAATTCAACGATCTGTATGGAGCAACCCTCGTAGCAGTCAGTGGAGGAGGATCCAGCGTTGGTATACAATCAGTCGGCGAAGGTTCAGCAACAATTGGTATGGCATCTCGAGAACTCAAATCAAGTGAAGCAACAAAATACCCAAACCTCGTCAAACATGTTGTATGTAACGATGGAATCGCGATCATTGTCCATCCAACGAATAATTATGTCAATGATCTAACCCTAGAACAACTGAAATCGATATATAAAGGAATAAACACAACCTGGAATGAGTTTATCTAA
- the pstA gene encoding phosphate ABC transporter permease PstA, which yields MKNVHKGGTPSHSPKKNFKEKSIKSIFFIAAIFGVFVIFSILLFLFKEAYPLPTDIWSFLSGTKWSPTESLLFGTYPLIIGTLLVTLGAMIIAIPISIGGAIFIAELASSRLRSFIKPAIELLAGIPSVVYGFFGLIILTTWIKDFFGVPTGETWLAGSIILGIMAIPTITTVAEDAIKAVPREHREGSLAMGATRWQTISKVVIPSALSGITAAIILGIGRAVGETMAILMVCGNAAIIPTPLWNTFSPIRTLTSTLGIETAEVPVGSAHYHALFGIAVLLLIITLFINLTAIYLLGSIQKKHSATHFKQRSLLYITIRDKLKKLSISFVILVLIGLCYLILGILIASVLVIASGFLLYYRKKISEKIKQKIMFSTLGISILTIIILLGIILIYIIINGLPAVSWDFLTEPPKRLGREGGISTALIGTLYLVGGAIAIALPIGVGSSIYLTEYTKENLVTKIIRTAADLLNGTPSIVFGLFGFAFFVLYLKFGFSLIAGQITLAFMIIPTILRTTEEALRSVPQSIREGSYAVGATKWQTIRRVVLPPAAPGIITGAILGIGRAAGETAPIMFTAVAFSSFFPSSLFEPVNALPYHLYIIATNVPGDAARVAAGGTALVLLLLVIGFYSVAIIIRNHYHKTMKW from the coding sequence ATGAAGAATGTTCATAAAGGAGGAACGCCTTCTCACTCACCAAAAAAAAATTTTAAAGAAAAGAGTATCAAATCAATTTTCTTCATTGCAGCAATTTTTGGTGTTTTTGTCATATTTTCCATTCTCCTGTTTCTTTTCAAAGAAGCATATCCACTACCAACAGATATATGGAGTTTTCTCTCAGGAACCAAATGGAGCCCAACAGAATCACTCCTTTTTGGCACGTATCCCCTGATCATTGGAACCCTTCTAGTAACCTTAGGAGCAATGATCATAGCAATACCAATCAGTATTGGAGGAGCAATATTTATTGCTGAACTTGCATCAAGCAGACTTAGATCATTCATAAAACCAGCAATAGAACTCCTCGCAGGCATACCATCCGTTGTCTATGGTTTTTTTGGATTAATCATACTAACCACTTGGATAAAAGACTTTTTTGGTGTACCTACGGGAGAAACATGGCTTGCCGGTTCAATTATTCTTGGAATCATGGCAATTCCTACGATCACCACCGTCGCAGAAGATGCAATCAAAGCGGTACCTCGCGAACACCGAGAAGGTTCTCTCGCGATGGGAGCTACCCGTTGGCAAACCATAAGTAAAGTGGTCATACCATCAGCTTTATCTGGAATCACTGCTGCAATAATTCTCGGAATCGGCCGAGCCGTCGGAGAAACGATGGCAATCCTTATGGTCTGTGGAAACGCAGCTATCATTCCAACACCACTCTGGAATACCTTTTCACCAATACGAACTCTTACCTCAACACTTGGAATAGAAACCGCAGAAGTTCCTGTCGGCAGTGCACATTATCATGCATTATTTGGTATCGCTGTTCTTCTCTTGATTATCACCCTGTTCATTAACCTTACAGCAATCTATCTCTTAGGATCTATTCAAAAAAAACATTCAGCAACCCACTTCAAACAAAGATCATTACTTTATATCACCATACGTGACAAATTGAAAAAACTTTCAATATCATTCGTAATACTGGTGCTCATAGGTCTCTGCTATCTCATTCTTGGTATTTTGATAGCCTCAGTACTTGTTATTGCATCAGGTTTCTTGCTCTACTATCGAAAAAAAATTTCAGAAAAAATAAAGCAAAAAATCATGTTTTCAACACTTGGAATCTCAATACTTACCATTATTATTTTACTAGGTATCATCCTAATCTACATTATTATCAATGGTCTCCCTGCAGTATCATGGGATTTTTTAACTGAACCACCAAAAAGACTTGGCCGAGAAGGGGGTATTTCCACCGCACTTATCGGCACCCTCTATCTAGTTGGAGGCGCTATAGCAATAGCACTTCCTATTGGCGTTGGATCATCAATTTATCTCACTGAATACACCAAAGAAAACCTCGTTACAAAAATCATCCGAACGGCAGCAGATCTTTTAAATGGCACTCCATCGATTGTCTTTGGATTATTCGGATTTGCATTTTTTGTCTTGTACCTCAAATTTGGCTTTTCATTAATCGCAGGCCAAATAACTCTTGCATTCATGATTATTCCTACTATCCTCCGAACTACAGAAGAAGCATTACGGAGCGTACCTCAATCAATTAGAGAAGGAAGTTATGCGGTTGGCGCGACGAAATGGCAAACCATTCGCAGAGTCGTTCTTCCACCAGCAGCACCAGGTATCATCACCGGTGCTATTCTCGGTATTGGTCGAGCTGCAGGTGAAACAGCACCGATTATGTTCACCGCTGTCGCTTTTTCCTCTTTTTTTCCATCATCACTCTTTGAACCAGTAAACGCACTCCCCTATCATCTCTATATCATTGCTACCAATGTACCTGGAGATGCAGCACGGGTAGCTGCCGGAGGAACTGCGTTAGTCCTCCTTCTTTTAGTAATCGGTTTTTATTCGGTAGCAATCATTATTCGAAATCATTATCATAAAACTATGAAATGGTGA
- the pstB gene encoding phosphate ABC transporter ATP-binding protein PstB, which yields MEYKEIIKTANLSLWYGEKQALFDINMSVLAHHITALIGPSGCGKSTLIRCFNRMNDVIDKCKITGSIYYHGNDLYGPTADPVEIRKKIGMVFQKPNPFPKSIYENIAYGPRVQGNTNKKELDHIVEKSLKIAALWDEVKDRLHESAMGLSGGQQQRLCIARALAIEPEIILMDEPCSSLDPIATAKIEDLMLELKKKYTVIIVTHNMQQAARVSDYTAYMYLGKLIEFGKTEQIFEDPKEELTEKYITGRFG from the coding sequence ATGGAATATAAAGAAATCATTAAAACAGCAAATCTCAGCCTCTGGTATGGAGAAAAACAAGCGTTATTCGATATCAATATGAGTGTATTAGCACATCATATCACCGCACTCATTGGACCATCAGGATGCGGCAAATCAACGTTGATTCGCTGTTTTAACCGCATGAATGACGTAATCGACAAATGTAAAATAACTGGAAGTATCTATTATCATGGAAACGACCTTTATGGTCCAACTGCCGACCCAGTAGAAATCAGGAAAAAAATCGGCATGGTGTTCCAAAAACCAAACCCATTCCCAAAATCAATTTATGAAAACATCGCATATGGGCCTCGAGTACAAGGCAACACGAATAAAAAAGAACTTGATCACATCGTTGAAAAAAGTTTAAAGATCGCGGCACTCTGGGATGAAGTCAAAGATCGACTCCATGAATCAGCCATGGGACTCTCAGGAGGACAACAGCAACGACTCTGCATCGCACGAGCACTTGCCATAGAACCAGAGATCATCCTCATGGATGAACCATGCTCTTCGCTTGACCCAATCGCAACAGCTAAAATCGAAGATCTCATGCTTGAATTAAAAAAAAAATATACGGTTATTATCGTTACTCATAACATGCAACAAGCAGCACGCGTCAGTGACTACACAGCGTACATGTATTTAGGAAAATTAATCGAATTTGGAAAAACAGAACAGATATTTGAGGATCCCAAAGAAGAACTTACTGAAAAGTACATCACTGGAAGATTTGGATAA
- the phoU gene encoding phosphate signaling complex protein PhoU, which translates to MVEKFHNELAEAKKDVDVMGHLAKDMLFKSVESLKDLDKEKAAWVISKKMDLAEMDDKIEEKALRLIALYQPMARDLREIACILKMITYLNRIGRYGKDIARLVSEFEKEGHVKKLVSLPHMAEIVTSMLNDVLYAFETGDISKFNDFIDREITVDELRYSIFRECLSYMMENPSVITRCTHYIMAARYLERCGDHACKIAEKIIYMVTGDRVEIDCREQSSKPCFTGGKKHG; encoded by the coding sequence ATGGTTGAAAAATTTCATAATGAACTCGCGGAGGCAAAAAAAGATGTCGATGTCATGGGACATTTAGCAAAAGATATGCTTTTCAAGTCAGTTGAATCACTGAAAGATCTCGATAAAGAGAAAGCAGCATGGGTGATTTCAAAAAAAATGGATCTTGCAGAGATGGATGATAAAATCGAAGAAAAAGCACTTCGATTAATTGCGTTGTATCAACCTATGGCACGAGATCTTCGTGAAATCGCTTGTATTCTGAAAATGATTACGTATCTGAATAGAATCGGTCGATATGGAAAAGATATCGCAAGACTTGTTTCAGAATTTGAAAAAGAAGGACATGTTAAAAAACTTGTAAGTCTCCCTCATATGGCTGAAATTGTTACAAGTATGCTCAACGATGTTTTATATGCCTTTGAAACTGGAGATATTTCCAAATTTAATGATTTCATTGACCGAGAAATAACCGTTGATGAATTACGATATTCAATCTTCAGAGAATGTCTCAGTTATATGATGGAAAATCCTTCAGTAATTACCCGGTGTACACATTACATCATGGCTGCTCGTTATCTTGAACGATGTGGCGATCATGCATGTAAAATTGCAGAAAAAATTATATATATGGTTACTGGAGACCGCGTTGAAATCGATTGCCGGGAACAATCATCGAAACCTTGTTTCACTGGTGGAAAAAAGCATGGATAA
- a CDS encoding arsenate reductase ArsC, translating into MDKKKVLFLCTHNAARSQMAEGLLRSLYGNLYEVYSAGVTPSQVHPSAIAVMKEIHVDISSHRSKSIDEFKTICFDYVITVCDHAKATCPFFPGKKIIHHSFKDPTTLSEFRKIRDEIKTWIQTTFKDPNTLDHIPSYLSNSSIKL; encoded by the coding sequence ATGGATAAAAAAAAAGTATTATTTTTATGTACGCATAATGCTGCTCGTTCGCAGATGGCTGAAGGATTACTTCGATCGTTATATGGAAATTTGTATGAAGTGTATAGCGCTGGTGTCACACCAAGTCAAGTACATCCCTCGGCTATTGCGGTAATGAAGGAGATCCATGTTGATATTTCGTCACACCGATCAAAAAGTATCGATGAATTCAAAACTATTTGTTTTGACTATGTGATTACTGTGTGTGATCATGCGAAAGCAACTTGTCCTTTTTTTCCAGGAAAAAAAATTATTCATCATAGTTTCAAAGATCCGACAACCTTATCAGAGTTTAGAAAAATTCGAGACGAGATCAAAACGTGGATTCAAACAACATTTAAAGATCCGAATACTCTTGATCACATACCCTCCTATCTATCGAATAGTTCTATAAAGTTATAA
- a CDS encoding metallophosphoesterase, whose product MKIIHISDIHCTKGLDFHEKIFDKAVTLVNRIDADFVFVTGDLTTEGLLSEYELAQQQLGRIRHKKFIVPGNHDERNLGYKLFPKFFGETDFIHSQDNIVLIGLASSEPDKDTGRLGYNRHKIIEQGLHKNKLTIIGFHHHVIPVPNSGRETNIIDDAGETLDILLRQEVPLVLMGHRHVPWGVKIHKTLLVNAGTFSCTRTRAYFGNTFNIIDITDDMISIYVVDITNDTTKKMIEFKFSDGCCTNKYYDTGGTWL is encoded by the coding sequence ATGAAGATAATTCATATATCTGATATTCATTGTACAAAAGGATTAGATTTTCATGAAAAAATTTTTGATAAAGCGGTAACGTTAGTTAATCGGATCGACGCTGATTTTGTTTTTGTTACGGGAGATTTGACTACAGAGGGATTGTTGTCTGAATATGAGTTAGCACAACAACAATTGGGTCGTATTAGGCATAAAAAATTTATTGTCCCAGGTAATCATGATGAGCGAAACCTTGGATATAAATTATTTCCAAAATTTTTTGGAGAAACAGATTTTATTCATTCTCAGGATAACATTGTATTAATCGGTTTGGCGTCAAGTGAACCAGATAAAGATACTGGTCGTTTGGGATATAATCGCCATAAAATAATCGAGCAAGGTTTACATAAAAATAAACTGACGATTATAGGATTTCACCATCATGTGATTCCAGTTCCAAATTCAGGGCGTGAGACAAATATCATTGATGATGCAGGAGAGACACTAGATATTCTCCTTCGACAAGAGGTACCATTGGTTCTCATGGGCCATCGTCATGTTCCGTGGGGAGTAAAAATTCATAAAACATTATTGGTGAACGCAGGTACGTTTTCATGTACTCGAACCCGTGCTTATTTTGGAAATACGTTCAACATAATTGATATCACCGATGATATGATATCAATTTATGTAGTTGATATCACTAATGATACAACAAAAAAGATGATTGAGTTTAAATTCTCAGATGGTTGCTGTACAAACAAATATTATGATACTGGGGGTACCTGGTTATAA
- the scpB gene encoding SMC-Scp complex subunit ScpB, with the protein MGLKEDRLVESVLFSAGKPLSIEEIKTTTGLTQKQVVDSLESLITVYNIQRKDETSIEIVKAGNKYAMQVKKKFVDQSMMVAKPEIKTDLLKTLALIAFHQPVLQSNLRHMVGEKIYEHVDELISLRLVNSKPHGSTELLTTSKLFPEYFGIDSTKPEEIREFLAKKVIGSVVADTSTQKIPSTEEKKQTPVSANETK; encoded by the coding sequence ATGGGTTTAAAAGAAGATCGTCTGGTTGAATCTGTGCTGTTCTCTGCGGGAAAACCGTTGAGTATCGAAGAGATAAAAACGACAACCGGATTAACACAAAAACAGGTAGTTGACTCCCTTGAGTCGTTAATTACTGTTTACAACATTCAAAGGAAAGATGAGACTTCAATTGAAATCGTTAAAGCAGGGAATAAATATGCGATGCAAGTGAAAAAAAAATTTGTCGATCAATCTATGATGGTTGCAAAACCTGAAATAAAAACTGATCTTTTAAAAACACTTGCGTTGATAGCATTTCATCAGCCGGTTCTCCAGTCAAACCTACGACATATGGTGGGTGAGAAGATTTATGAACATGTCGATGAATTGATTAGTTTACGGCTGGTTAATTCAAAACCACATGGTTCAACTGAGTTGTTGACAACATCGAAGTTATTTCCTGAGTATTTTGGTATTGATTCGACAAAACCAGAAGAGATCCGTGAGTTTTTAGCTAAAAAAGTTATTGGTTCTGTTGTAGCTGATACTTCTACACAAAAAATACCTTCAACTGAAGAGAAAAAACAAACACCTGTTTCAGCAAATGAAACAAAGTAG